Proteins encoded together in one Eubalaena glacialis isolate mEubGla1 chromosome 7, mEubGla1.1.hap2.+ XY, whole genome shotgun sequence window:
- the PSORS1C2 gene encoding psoriasis susceptibility 1 candidate gene 2 protein has product MLNWKLLGILVLCLFSAGISGSGDHPSPSSTEPSEEEGPPTLPQGPPIPGDPWPGVPPLFEDLPPPGPSRPWRDLSESGVWPPVPPRTDPPQPPRPDDPWPAGPQPPENPWPPASKVGHGSQEEPDLDPPQEEYR; this is encoded by the exons ATGCTCAACTGGAAGCTCCTGGGGATCCTGGTCCTTTGCCTGTT ctctgcagGCATCTCAGGCAGCGGAGACCATCCATCTCCCTCATCCACAGAGCCCTCAGAGGAGGAGGGCCCCCCAACATTGCCTCAGGGCCCCCCAATCCCTGGTGACCCCTGGCCAGGGGTACCCCCTCTCTTTGAGGACCTTCCACCTCCAGGCCCCAGTCGTCCCTGGAGAGACCTGTCTGAATCTGGAGTCTGGCCTCCTGTACCCCCTAGAACTGATCCCCCTCAACCTCCCCGGCCTGATGACCCCTGGCCAGCAGGACCCCAGCCTCCAGAAAACCCCTGGCCACCTGCCTCTAAGGTGGGCCACGGATCTCAGGAGGAGCCAGATCTTGACCCACCCCAGGAGGAGTACAGATAA
- the CCHCR1 gene encoding coiled-coil alpha-helical rod protein 1 isoform X3, with product MFRPSGSTGLIPPSHFQVRPLPTLPRMAPMWVSDIPLVQPPAHQDVLERRPDNQRPQVTMWEQEVSGKGQEPGWRGRSVELAGSQALSQQAELISRQLRELRRLEEEVRVLRETSLQQKMRLEAQAMELEALARAEKAGRTEAEGLRAALAGAEVVRKNLEEGSQRELEEVQKLHQEQLSSLTQAHREALSSLTSKAGGLEKSLSSLETRRSGEAEELAAAQREAELLRKQLRKTQEDLEAQATLVENLRRYVGEQVPPEVHSQMWESERQELLETVQHLREDQAGLHTTAELLQVRVQSLTHILCMQEEELARRVQPSDCLEPEFTEKCQSLLKRWREKVFALLVQLKAQELEHRECVEQLKGQVAELQEGVKTQCQEQAILQRSLQDKAAEVEVERMGAKALQTELSRTQEARRREQQQTATAEEQLKLVANAVSSFQTWLQSAMAEVKQAAARLPGLSSRVSYAVRKVHTIQGLMARKLALAQLRQESCPRPPPATDMSLELEQLREERNRLDAELQLSAHIIQQEVGRAREQGEAERQKLSEVAQQLEQELQRTQESLATLGLQLEAARQGQQESTAEAASLRQELTQQQEIYGQALQEKVAEVETRLREQLSESERRLNEARREHTKAVVSLRQIQRKATREKERNQELRRLQDEARKEEGQRLTQRLKELERDKNLMLQRLLAVLPSPSDKGLPVESSPRPSESSAPAPPAAALCTKESIKGSLSVLLDDLQGLSEAISKEEAICEGDSQTSSSVCH from the exons GTCCGTGGAGCTGGCGGGGTCGCAGGCCCTGAGCCAGCAGGCTGAGCTGATCTCTCGGCAGCTGCGAGAGCTGCGGCGGCTCGAGGAGGAGGTCCGGGTGCTGCGGGAGACCTCGCTGCAGCAGAAGATGAGGCTGGAGGCCCAGGCCATGGAGCTGGAGGCACTGGCACGGGCAGAGAAGGCTGGCCGCACTGAGGCCGAGGGCCTGCGTGCTGCCCTGGCCGGGGCCGAGGTTGTCCGGAAGAACCTGGAAGAAGGGAGCCAGCGGGAGCTGGAGGAGGTTCAGAAGCTGCACCAAGAGCAG CTCTCCTCCTTGACACAGGCTCACCGGGAGGCTCTTTCCAGTTTGACTAGCAaagctgggggcctggagaagTCTCTGAGTAGTCTGGAAACCAGGAGGTCAGGAGAAGCCGAGGAGCTGGCTGCGGCCCAGAGGGAGGCCGAGCTGCTGCGGAAGCAGCTGAG GAAGACCCAAGAGGATTTAGAGGCTCAGGCGACCTTGGTTGAGAACCTAAGGAGGTACGTGGGGGAGCAGGTCCCTCCCGAGGTCCACAGTCAGATGTGGGAATCAGAGCGACAGGAGCTTCTAGAAACCGTGCAG CACCTGCGGGAGGACCAGGCCGGCCTGCACACCACCGCGGAGCTGCTGCAGGTGCGCGTGCAGAGCCTCACGCACATCCTCTGCATGCAGGAGGAGGAGCTGGCCCGGAGG GTTCAGCCTTCAGACTGCCTGGAGCCCGAGTTCACCGAGAAGTGCCAGTCCCTGCTGAAGCGCTGGCGGGAGAAGGTGTTTGCCCTTTTGGTGCAGCTGAAGGCCCAGGAGCTGGAGCACAGAGAATGCGTGGAGCAGCTGAAGGGACAG gtgGCAGAGCTCCAGGAAGGAGTCAAAACCCAGTGCCAGGAGCAGGCCATCCTGCAGCGCTCCCTGCAGGACAAAGCTGCAGAAGTGGAGGTAGAGCGGATGGGTGCCAAG GCCCTGCAGACGGAGCTGAGCCGCACTCAGGAGGCCCGGCGCCGGGAGCAGCAGCAGACAGCCACAGCGGAAGAGCAGCTGAAGCTTGTGGCCAATGCTGTCAGCAG CTTTCAGACCTGGCTCCAGAGCGCCATGGCAGAGGTGAAGCAGGCCGCAGCCCGGTTGCCCGGCCTCAGCAGCCGAGTCAGCTATGCCGTCCGCAAGGTCCACACCATTCAGG GCCTGATGGCTCGAAAACTGGCCCTTGCTCAGCTGCGCCAGGAGAG cTGCCCCCGACCCCCACCGGCCACGGATATGAGCCTGGAGCTGGAGCAGCTGCGGGAGGAACGGAACCGTCTGGACGCAGAACTGCAGCTGAGCGCCCACATCATCCAGCAGGAGGTGGGCCGGGCCCGGGAGCAAG GGGAGGCGGAGCGGCAGAAGCTGAGCGAAGTGGCCCAGCAGCTGGAGCAGGAGCTGCAGCGCACCCAGGAGTCCCTGGCCACTTTGGGGCTGCAGCTGGAGGCGGCTCGCCAGGGCCAACAGGAGAGCACGGCGGAGGCTGCCAGTCTCCGGCAGGAGCTGACCCAGCAGCAGGAGATCTACGGGCAAG CGCTGCAGGAGAAGGTGGCCGAAGTGGAGACTCGACTGCGGGAGCAGCTCTCAGAATCAGAAAGGAGACTGAACGAGGCTCGCAGGGAACACACCAAGGCCG TGGTCTCCCTGCGCCAGATCCAGCGCAAAGCCACCCGGGAAAAGGAGCGGAACCAGGAGCTGCGGCGCCTGCAGGATGAGGCCCGAAAGGAGGAGGGACAGCGGCTGACCCAGCGCCTGAAGGAGCTGGAGAGAGACAAGAACCTCATGCTG CAGCGACTGTTGGCAGTTCTTCCTTCCCCATCGGATAAGGGGTTACCTGTGGAGTCCAGCCCCAGGCCCTCAGAGTCTTCAGCGCCTGCACCTCCGGCAGCGGCCCTATGCACCAAGGAGTCCATCAAAG GATCCCTTTCTGTCCTGCTCGATGACTtgcagggcctgagtgaggccatTTCCAAAGAGGAAGCTATTTGTGAAGGAGACAGCCAGACCTCTTCTTCTGTCTGCCACTGA
- the CCHCR1 gene encoding coiled-coil alpha-helical rod protein 1 isoform X2, translating into MFRPSGSTGLIPPSHFQVRPLPTLPRMAPMWVSDIPLVQPPAHQDVLERRPDNQRPQVTMWEQEVSGKGQEPGWRGRSVELAGSQALSQQAELISRQLRELRRLEEEVRVLRETSLQQKMRLEAQAMELEALARAEKAGRTEAEGLRAALAGAEVVRKNLEEGSQRELEEVQKLHQEQLSSLTQAHREALSSLTSKAGGLEKSLSSLETRRSGEAEELAAAQREAELLRKQLRKTQEDLEAQATLVENLRRYVGEQVPPEVHSQMWESERQELLETVQHLREDQAGLHTTAELLQVRVQSLTHILCMQEEELARRVQPSDCLEPEFTEKCQSLLKRWREKVFALLVQLKAQELEHRECVEQLKGQVAELQEGVKTQCQEQAILQRSLQDKAAEVEVERMGAKALQTELSRTQEARRREQQQTATAEEQLKLVANAVSSFQTWLQSAMAEVKQAAARLPGLSSRVSYAVRKVHTIQGLMARKLALAQLRQESCPRPPPATDMSLELEQLREERNRLDAELQLSAHIIQQEVGRAREQGEAERQKLSEVAQQLEQELQRTQESLATLGLQLEAARQGQQESTAEAASLRQELTQQQEIYGQALQEKVAEVETRLREQLSESERRLNEARREHTKAVVSLRQIQRKATREKERNQELRRLQDEARKEEGQRLTQRLKELERDKNLMLQQRLLAVLPSPSDKGLPVESSPRPSESSAPAPPAAALCTKESIKGSLSVLLDDLQGLSEAISKEEAICEGDSQTSSSVCH; encoded by the exons GTCCGTGGAGCTGGCGGGGTCGCAGGCCCTGAGCCAGCAGGCTGAGCTGATCTCTCGGCAGCTGCGAGAGCTGCGGCGGCTCGAGGAGGAGGTCCGGGTGCTGCGGGAGACCTCGCTGCAGCAGAAGATGAGGCTGGAGGCCCAGGCCATGGAGCTGGAGGCACTGGCACGGGCAGAGAAGGCTGGCCGCACTGAGGCCGAGGGCCTGCGTGCTGCCCTGGCCGGGGCCGAGGTTGTCCGGAAGAACCTGGAAGAAGGGAGCCAGCGGGAGCTGGAGGAGGTTCAGAAGCTGCACCAAGAGCAG CTCTCCTCCTTGACACAGGCTCACCGGGAGGCTCTTTCCAGTTTGACTAGCAaagctgggggcctggagaagTCTCTGAGTAGTCTGGAAACCAGGAGGTCAGGAGAAGCCGAGGAGCTGGCTGCGGCCCAGAGGGAGGCCGAGCTGCTGCGGAAGCAGCTGAG GAAGACCCAAGAGGATTTAGAGGCTCAGGCGACCTTGGTTGAGAACCTAAGGAGGTACGTGGGGGAGCAGGTCCCTCCCGAGGTCCACAGTCAGATGTGGGAATCAGAGCGACAGGAGCTTCTAGAAACCGTGCAG CACCTGCGGGAGGACCAGGCCGGCCTGCACACCACCGCGGAGCTGCTGCAGGTGCGCGTGCAGAGCCTCACGCACATCCTCTGCATGCAGGAGGAGGAGCTGGCCCGGAGG GTTCAGCCTTCAGACTGCCTGGAGCCCGAGTTCACCGAGAAGTGCCAGTCCCTGCTGAAGCGCTGGCGGGAGAAGGTGTTTGCCCTTTTGGTGCAGCTGAAGGCCCAGGAGCTGGAGCACAGAGAATGCGTGGAGCAGCTGAAGGGACAG gtgGCAGAGCTCCAGGAAGGAGTCAAAACCCAGTGCCAGGAGCAGGCCATCCTGCAGCGCTCCCTGCAGGACAAAGCTGCAGAAGTGGAGGTAGAGCGGATGGGTGCCAAG GCCCTGCAGACGGAGCTGAGCCGCACTCAGGAGGCCCGGCGCCGGGAGCAGCAGCAGACAGCCACAGCGGAAGAGCAGCTGAAGCTTGTGGCCAATGCTGTCAGCAG CTTTCAGACCTGGCTCCAGAGCGCCATGGCAGAGGTGAAGCAGGCCGCAGCCCGGTTGCCCGGCCTCAGCAGCCGAGTCAGCTATGCCGTCCGCAAGGTCCACACCATTCAGG GCCTGATGGCTCGAAAACTGGCCCTTGCTCAGCTGCGCCAGGAGAG cTGCCCCCGACCCCCACCGGCCACGGATATGAGCCTGGAGCTGGAGCAGCTGCGGGAGGAACGGAACCGTCTGGACGCAGAACTGCAGCTGAGCGCCCACATCATCCAGCAGGAGGTGGGCCGGGCCCGGGAGCAAG GGGAGGCGGAGCGGCAGAAGCTGAGCGAAGTGGCCCAGCAGCTGGAGCAGGAGCTGCAGCGCACCCAGGAGTCCCTGGCCACTTTGGGGCTGCAGCTGGAGGCGGCTCGCCAGGGCCAACAGGAGAGCACGGCGGAGGCTGCCAGTCTCCGGCAGGAGCTGACCCAGCAGCAGGAGATCTACGGGCAAG CGCTGCAGGAGAAGGTGGCCGAAGTGGAGACTCGACTGCGGGAGCAGCTCTCAGAATCAGAAAGGAGACTGAACGAGGCTCGCAGGGAACACACCAAGGCCG TGGTCTCCCTGCGCCAGATCCAGCGCAAAGCCACCCGGGAAAAGGAGCGGAACCAGGAGCTGCGGCGCCTGCAGGATGAGGCCCGAAAGGAGGAGGGACAGCGGCTGACCCAGCGCCTGAAGGAGCTGGAGAGAGACAAGAACCTCATGCTG CAGCAGCGACTGTTGGCAGTTCTTCCTTCCCCATCGGATAAGGGGTTACCTGTGGAGTCCAGCCCCAGGCCCTCAGAGTCTTCAGCGCCTGCACCTCCGGCAGCGGCCCTATGCACCAAGGAGTCCATCAAAG GATCCCTTTCTGTCCTGCTCGATGACTtgcagggcctgagtgaggccatTTCCAAAGAGGAAGCTATTTGTGAAGGAGACAGCCAGACCTCTTCTTCTGTCTGCCACTGA
- the CCHCR1 gene encoding coiled-coil alpha-helical rod protein 1 isoform X1, with amino-acid sequence MFRPSGSTGLIPPSHFQVRPLPTLPRMAPMWVSDIPLVQPPAHQDVLERRPDNQRPQVTMWEQEVSGKGQEPGWRGRSVELAGSQALSQQAELISRQLRELRRLEEEVRVLRETSLQQKMRLEAQAMELEALARAEKAGRTEAEGLRAALAGAEVVRKNLEEGSQRELEEVQKLHQEQLSSLTQAHREALSSLTSKAGGLEKSLSSLETRRSGEAEELAAAQREAELLRKQLRKTQEDLEAQATLVENLRRYVGEQVPPEVHSQMWESERQELLETVQHLREDQAGLHTTAELLQVRVQSLTHILCMQEEELARRVQPSDCLEPEFTEKCQSLLKRWREKVFALLVQLKAQELEHRECVEQLKGQVAELQEGVKTQCQEQAILQRSLQDKAAEVEVERMGAKALQTELSRTQEARRREQQQTATAEEQLKLVANAVSSFQTWLQSAMAEVKQAAARLPGLSSRVSYAVRKVHTIQGLMARKLALAQLRQESCPRPPPATDMSLELEQLREERNRLDAELQLSAHIIQQEVGRAREQGEAERQKLSEVAQQLEQELQRTQESLATLGLQLEAARQGQQESTAEAASLRQELTQQQEIYGQALQEKVAEVETRLREQLSESERRLNEARREHTKAVVSLRQIQRKATREKERNQELRRLQDEARKEEGQRLTQRLKELERDKNLMLATLQQEGLLSRYKQQRLLAVLPSPSDKGLPVESSPRPSESSAPAPPAAALCTKESIKGSLSVLLDDLQGLSEAISKEEAICEGDSQTSSSVCH; translated from the exons GTCCGTGGAGCTGGCGGGGTCGCAGGCCCTGAGCCAGCAGGCTGAGCTGATCTCTCGGCAGCTGCGAGAGCTGCGGCGGCTCGAGGAGGAGGTCCGGGTGCTGCGGGAGACCTCGCTGCAGCAGAAGATGAGGCTGGAGGCCCAGGCCATGGAGCTGGAGGCACTGGCACGGGCAGAGAAGGCTGGCCGCACTGAGGCCGAGGGCCTGCGTGCTGCCCTGGCCGGGGCCGAGGTTGTCCGGAAGAACCTGGAAGAAGGGAGCCAGCGGGAGCTGGAGGAGGTTCAGAAGCTGCACCAAGAGCAG CTCTCCTCCTTGACACAGGCTCACCGGGAGGCTCTTTCCAGTTTGACTAGCAaagctgggggcctggagaagTCTCTGAGTAGTCTGGAAACCAGGAGGTCAGGAGAAGCCGAGGAGCTGGCTGCGGCCCAGAGGGAGGCCGAGCTGCTGCGGAAGCAGCTGAG GAAGACCCAAGAGGATTTAGAGGCTCAGGCGACCTTGGTTGAGAACCTAAGGAGGTACGTGGGGGAGCAGGTCCCTCCCGAGGTCCACAGTCAGATGTGGGAATCAGAGCGACAGGAGCTTCTAGAAACCGTGCAG CACCTGCGGGAGGACCAGGCCGGCCTGCACACCACCGCGGAGCTGCTGCAGGTGCGCGTGCAGAGCCTCACGCACATCCTCTGCATGCAGGAGGAGGAGCTGGCCCGGAGG GTTCAGCCTTCAGACTGCCTGGAGCCCGAGTTCACCGAGAAGTGCCAGTCCCTGCTGAAGCGCTGGCGGGAGAAGGTGTTTGCCCTTTTGGTGCAGCTGAAGGCCCAGGAGCTGGAGCACAGAGAATGCGTGGAGCAGCTGAAGGGACAG gtgGCAGAGCTCCAGGAAGGAGTCAAAACCCAGTGCCAGGAGCAGGCCATCCTGCAGCGCTCCCTGCAGGACAAAGCTGCAGAAGTGGAGGTAGAGCGGATGGGTGCCAAG GCCCTGCAGACGGAGCTGAGCCGCACTCAGGAGGCCCGGCGCCGGGAGCAGCAGCAGACAGCCACAGCGGAAGAGCAGCTGAAGCTTGTGGCCAATGCTGTCAGCAG CTTTCAGACCTGGCTCCAGAGCGCCATGGCAGAGGTGAAGCAGGCCGCAGCCCGGTTGCCCGGCCTCAGCAGCCGAGTCAGCTATGCCGTCCGCAAGGTCCACACCATTCAGG GCCTGATGGCTCGAAAACTGGCCCTTGCTCAGCTGCGCCAGGAGAG cTGCCCCCGACCCCCACCGGCCACGGATATGAGCCTGGAGCTGGAGCAGCTGCGGGAGGAACGGAACCGTCTGGACGCAGAACTGCAGCTGAGCGCCCACATCATCCAGCAGGAGGTGGGCCGGGCCCGGGAGCAAG GGGAGGCGGAGCGGCAGAAGCTGAGCGAAGTGGCCCAGCAGCTGGAGCAGGAGCTGCAGCGCACCCAGGAGTCCCTGGCCACTTTGGGGCTGCAGCTGGAGGCGGCTCGCCAGGGCCAACAGGAGAGCACGGCGGAGGCTGCCAGTCTCCGGCAGGAGCTGACCCAGCAGCAGGAGATCTACGGGCAAG CGCTGCAGGAGAAGGTGGCCGAAGTGGAGACTCGACTGCGGGAGCAGCTCTCAGAATCAGAAAGGAGACTGAACGAGGCTCGCAGGGAACACACCAAGGCCG TGGTCTCCCTGCGCCAGATCCAGCGCAAAGCCACCCGGGAAAAGGAGCGGAACCAGGAGCTGCGGCGCCTGCAGGATGAGGCCCGAAAGGAGGAGGGACAGCGGCTGACCCAGCGCCTGAAGGAGCTGGAGAGAGACAAGAACCTCATGCTG GCCACCTTGCAGCAAGAGGGTCTCCTCTCCCGTTACAAGCAGCAGCGACTGTTGGCAGTTCTTCCTTCCCCATCGGATAAGGGGTTACCTGTGGAGTCCAGCCCCAGGCCCTCAGAGTCTTCAGCGCCTGCACCTCCGGCAGCGGCCCTATGCACCAAGGAGTCCATCAAAG GATCCCTTTCTGTCCTGCTCGATGACTtgcagggcctgagtgaggccatTTCCAAAGAGGAAGCTATTTGTGAAGGAGACAGCCAGACCTCTTCTTCTGTCTGCCACTGA
- the CCHCR1 gene encoding coiled-coil alpha-helical rod protein 1 isoform X4: MWKCFDLQLSSLTQAHREALSSLTSKAGGLEKSLSSLETRRSGEAEELAAAQREAELLRKQLRKTQEDLEAQATLVENLRRYVGEQVPPEVHSQMWESERQELLETVQHLREDQAGLHTTAELLQVRVQSLTHILCMQEEELARRVQPSDCLEPEFTEKCQSLLKRWREKVFALLVQLKAQELEHRECVEQLKGQVAELQEGVKTQCQEQAILQRSLQDKAAEVEVERMGAKALQTELSRTQEARRREQQQTATAEEQLKLVANAVSSFQTWLQSAMAEVKQAAARLPGLSSRVSYAVRKVHTIQGLMARKLALAQLRQESCPRPPPATDMSLELEQLREERNRLDAELQLSAHIIQQEVGRAREQGEAERQKLSEVAQQLEQELQRTQESLATLGLQLEAARQGQQESTAEAASLRQELTQQQEIYGQALQEKVAEVETRLREQLSESERRLNEARREHTKAVVSLRQIQRKATREKERNQELRRLQDEARKEEGQRLTQRLKELERDKNLMLATLQQEGLLSRYKQQRLLAVLPSPSDKGLPVESSPRPSESSAPAPPAAALCTKESIKGSLSVLLDDLQGLSEAISKEEAICEGDSQTSSSVCH, from the exons CTCTCCTCCTTGACACAGGCTCACCGGGAGGCTCTTTCCAGTTTGACTAGCAaagctgggggcctggagaagTCTCTGAGTAGTCTGGAAACCAGGAGGTCAGGAGAAGCCGAGGAGCTGGCTGCGGCCCAGAGGGAGGCCGAGCTGCTGCGGAAGCAGCTGAG GAAGACCCAAGAGGATTTAGAGGCTCAGGCGACCTTGGTTGAGAACCTAAGGAGGTACGTGGGGGAGCAGGTCCCTCCCGAGGTCCACAGTCAGATGTGGGAATCAGAGCGACAGGAGCTTCTAGAAACCGTGCAG CACCTGCGGGAGGACCAGGCCGGCCTGCACACCACCGCGGAGCTGCTGCAGGTGCGCGTGCAGAGCCTCACGCACATCCTCTGCATGCAGGAGGAGGAGCTGGCCCGGAGG GTTCAGCCTTCAGACTGCCTGGAGCCCGAGTTCACCGAGAAGTGCCAGTCCCTGCTGAAGCGCTGGCGGGAGAAGGTGTTTGCCCTTTTGGTGCAGCTGAAGGCCCAGGAGCTGGAGCACAGAGAATGCGTGGAGCAGCTGAAGGGACAG gtgGCAGAGCTCCAGGAAGGAGTCAAAACCCAGTGCCAGGAGCAGGCCATCCTGCAGCGCTCCCTGCAGGACAAAGCTGCAGAAGTGGAGGTAGAGCGGATGGGTGCCAAG GCCCTGCAGACGGAGCTGAGCCGCACTCAGGAGGCCCGGCGCCGGGAGCAGCAGCAGACAGCCACAGCGGAAGAGCAGCTGAAGCTTGTGGCCAATGCTGTCAGCAG CTTTCAGACCTGGCTCCAGAGCGCCATGGCAGAGGTGAAGCAGGCCGCAGCCCGGTTGCCCGGCCTCAGCAGCCGAGTCAGCTATGCCGTCCGCAAGGTCCACACCATTCAGG GCCTGATGGCTCGAAAACTGGCCCTTGCTCAGCTGCGCCAGGAGAG cTGCCCCCGACCCCCACCGGCCACGGATATGAGCCTGGAGCTGGAGCAGCTGCGGGAGGAACGGAACCGTCTGGACGCAGAACTGCAGCTGAGCGCCCACATCATCCAGCAGGAGGTGGGCCGGGCCCGGGAGCAAG GGGAGGCGGAGCGGCAGAAGCTGAGCGAAGTGGCCCAGCAGCTGGAGCAGGAGCTGCAGCGCACCCAGGAGTCCCTGGCCACTTTGGGGCTGCAGCTGGAGGCGGCTCGCCAGGGCCAACAGGAGAGCACGGCGGAGGCTGCCAGTCTCCGGCAGGAGCTGACCCAGCAGCAGGAGATCTACGGGCAAG CGCTGCAGGAGAAGGTGGCCGAAGTGGAGACTCGACTGCGGGAGCAGCTCTCAGAATCAGAAAGGAGACTGAACGAGGCTCGCAGGGAACACACCAAGGCCG TGGTCTCCCTGCGCCAGATCCAGCGCAAAGCCACCCGGGAAAAGGAGCGGAACCAGGAGCTGCGGCGCCTGCAGGATGAGGCCCGAAAGGAGGAGGGACAGCGGCTGACCCAGCGCCTGAAGGAGCTGGAGAGAGACAAGAACCTCATGCTG GCCACCTTGCAGCAAGAGGGTCTCCTCTCCCGTTACAAGCAGCAGCGACTGTTGGCAGTTCTTCCTTCCCCATCGGATAAGGGGTTACCTGTGGAGTCCAGCCCCAGGCCCTCAGAGTCTTCAGCGCCTGCACCTCCGGCAGCGGCCCTATGCACCAAGGAGTCCATCAAAG GATCCCTTTCTGTCCTGCTCGATGACTtgcagggcctgagtgaggccatTTCCAAAGAGGAAGCTATTTGTGAAGGAGACAGCCAGACCTCTTCTTCTGTCTGCCACTGA